From Micromonospora rifamycinica, a single genomic window includes:
- a CDS encoding GNAT family N-acetyltransferase gives MIDTARELAGRAAVLAATDHHPFVRHALRLADEPRAWIRDGAVGWLLPTAENDRAAGGVVGAVDAAVELVAALVADGAIGPGRYLQLPRADRSLLVDRFAATRVDEWDFLWTTAAPSRQPGQERVVRLGPADHPALAALIDDAFPTSSSRPADPTVADWYGIRDGDRLVACGADRSRGDIGFLAGLTVARDRRGRGLGAALTAGMTRALLARYDHVALGVYADNLAALRLYRRLGFTGTLRRSSVWLG, from the coding sequence ATGATCGACACCGCCCGGGAACTCGCCGGCCGGGCGGCCGTCCTCGCCGCCACCGACCACCACCCGTTCGTACGGCACGCTCTGCGACTCGCCGACGAGCCCCGCGCCTGGATCCGCGACGGCGCGGTGGGCTGGCTGCTCCCGACGGCGGAGAACGACCGGGCCGCCGGTGGCGTGGTCGGCGCGGTCGACGCGGCGGTGGAGCTGGTCGCGGCGCTGGTCGCCGACGGGGCGATCGGCCCGGGGCGGTACCTGCAACTGCCCCGGGCCGACCGGTCCCTGCTGGTCGACCGGTTCGCGGCGACCCGGGTCGACGAATGGGACTTCCTCTGGACCACCGCCGCCCCGTCCCGGCAACCCGGCCAGGAGCGGGTGGTCCGCCTCGGTCCGGCGGACCACCCGGCGCTGGCGGCGCTGATCGACGACGCCTTCCCCACCTCCTCGTCGCGCCCGGCGGACCCGACGGTCGCCGACTGGTACGGCATCCGGGACGGCGACCGCCTGGTCGCCTGCGGGGCGGACCGCAGTCGCGGCGACATCGGCTTCCTCGCCGGGCTCACCGTGGCCCGCGACCGGCGGGGGCGCGGGCTGGGCGCGGCGCTGACCGCCGGGATGACCCGGGCCCTGCTCGCCCGCTACGACCACGTGGCGCTCGGCGTCTACGCCGACAACCTGGCCGCGCTGCGGCTCTACCGTCGGCTCGGCTTCACCGGCACCCTACGGCGCAGCTCGGTGTGGCTCGGCTGA
- a CDS encoding replication-associated recombination protein A yields MDSDALFSLGAPAAAPSAPAGVVGVDEFASTGADAPLPVRMRPASIDELVGQEHLLAPGAPLRQLVGGGAALSVILWGPPGSGKTTIAHLVARATDRRFVAMSALTAGVKDVRAVIEAARRQRRSGGPQTVLFIDEVHRFSKTQQDSLLAAVEDRTVTLLAATTENPYFSVISPLLSRCVLLTLQPLDDTAVRSLLRRAVVDPRGLGGALTLATDAEDHLVRLAGGDVRKALTALEAAAASATALGADRIDLATTEQAVDVAAVRYDRDGDAHYDVTSAFIKSMRGSDVDAALHWLARMLVAGEDARFVARRMVIFASEDVGMADPSALSVATAAAHAVEYVGLPEAQLNLAQAVIHLATAPKSNSATTALGAAMADVRAGRGGAVPRGLRDAHYAGARGLGHGTGYRYPHDDQRGVVTQQYAPDDLVGTDYYRPSGHGVERSVAARLPLLRRIVRGLPAPASRPDGPVPVVNGRHLSGTRHTGGADEDGGDAAGEVQQ; encoded by the coding sequence ATGGATTCCGACGCCCTCTTCTCCCTCGGCGCACCCGCCGCGGCGCCCAGCGCGCCGGCCGGCGTCGTCGGGGTCGACGAGTTCGCCTCGACCGGGGCGGACGCCCCGTTGCCCGTGCGGATGCGGCCGGCGAGCATCGACGAGCTGGTCGGGCAGGAACACCTCCTCGCGCCCGGCGCTCCGCTGCGCCAGCTGGTGGGCGGGGGTGCGGCGCTGTCGGTCATCCTCTGGGGTCCGCCGGGCAGCGGCAAGACCACCATCGCCCACCTGGTGGCCCGGGCCACCGACCGCCGCTTCGTGGCCATGTCGGCGCTGACCGCCGGGGTCAAGGACGTCCGGGCCGTCATCGAGGCGGCCCGCCGCCAGCGGCGCTCCGGTGGCCCGCAGACCGTGCTCTTCATCGACGAGGTGCACCGGTTCAGCAAGACCCAGCAGGATTCGCTGCTCGCCGCCGTCGAGGACCGCACGGTCACCCTGCTCGCGGCGACCACCGAGAACCCGTACTTCTCGGTTATCTCCCCGCTGCTGTCCCGGTGCGTGCTGCTCACCCTCCAGCCGCTGGACGACACGGCCGTGCGATCCCTGTTGCGCCGCGCGGTCGTCGACCCGCGCGGCCTCGGCGGCGCGCTCACCCTGGCCACCGACGCCGAGGACCACCTGGTACGCCTCGCCGGCGGCGACGTCCGCAAGGCGCTGACCGCGCTGGAGGCGGCGGCGGCCTCGGCGACCGCGCTCGGTGCCGACCGGATCGACCTGGCCACCACCGAGCAGGCGGTGGACGTGGCGGCCGTGCGCTACGACCGCGACGGCGACGCGCACTACGACGTGACCAGCGCCTTCATCAAGAGCATGCGCGGCTCGGACGTCGACGCCGCGCTGCACTGGCTGGCCCGGATGCTGGTCGCCGGGGAGGACGCCCGGTTTGTCGCCCGCCGTATGGTCATCTTCGCCAGCGAGGACGTCGGCATGGCCGACCCGTCGGCGCTGAGCGTGGCGACCGCCGCCGCGCACGCGGTGGAGTACGTCGGCCTGCCCGAGGCCCAGCTCAACCTGGCCCAGGCGGTGATCCACCTGGCGACCGCGCCGAAGTCCAACTCGGCGACCACCGCCCTCGGGGCGGCGATGGCCGACGTGCGGGCCGGCCGGGGCGGCGCGGTGCCGCGCGGGCTGCGCGACGCGCACTACGCCGGTGCCCGGGGGCTCGGGCACGGCACGGGTTACCGCTACCCGCACGACGACCAGCGTGGGGTGGTCACCCAGCAGTACGCTCCCGACGACCTCGTCGGGACCGACTACTACCGGCCCAGCGGGCACGGCGTCGAGCGGTCGGTGGCCGCCCGGCTGCCCCTGCTGCGCCGGATCGTCCGCGGGCTGCCCGCCCCGGCGTCGCGCCCCGACGGGCCGGTGCCGGTGGTCAACGGCCGTCACCTGTCGGGCACGCGGCACACCGGTGGGGCGGATGAGGACGGCGGCGACGCCGCCGGGGAGGTTCAGCAGTGA
- a CDS encoding DUF948 domain-containing protein, with translation MDGGQIAALIAAGAFLMLVLVLAVPILRLRHTVDATTRMINDLNEQTAPLLGDVNTTVKNVNVALEQVQTSLDGVNLQLAKVDTMTSHAQNVTANVANLATVVSAAAANPLVKVAAFGYGVRRAASARRTAETEREVRDTIKQQRRAARRGNS, from the coding sequence GTGGATGGTGGACAGATCGCTGCGCTGATCGCGGCCGGCGCGTTCCTGATGCTGGTGCTCGTGCTGGCGGTGCCGATCCTGCGGTTGCGGCACACGGTGGACGCGACGACCCGGATGATCAACGACCTCAACGAGCAGACCGCCCCGCTGCTGGGGGACGTCAACACCACGGTGAAGAACGTGAACGTCGCCCTGGAGCAGGTGCAGACCTCCCTCGACGGGGTGAACCTGCAGCTCGCGAAGGTCGACACGATGACCAGCCACGCGCAGAACGTCACCGCGAACGTGGCGAACCTGGCCACCGTCGTCTCGGCCGCCGCGGCGAACCCGCTGGTGAAGGTGGCGGCCTTCGGGTACGGCGTGCGCCGGGCCGCCTCGGCGCGGCGGACCGCGGAGACCGAGCGTGAGGTGCGCGACACCATCAAGCAGCAGCGTCGGGCCGCCCGGCGCGGCAACAGCTGA